The genome window CTTGCCCAGAGGCAACTTGGATCAATAGCGTTGTGAAAACAGTAACAAAAAACTTCATATTATCAATGTCCTAATTGTAGTATTCGTATATAAACACAAAAGGTTTCATCAATTTCCTAAATGTAGTATTGAGATAAAAAGAAAAAGCCCGAATAGGGCTTCACACTGTTGAATATTTACTTAGAATTATTGATTGCTTCCAAAGACTCTTTCAATAATTGCACTACTCCAGGCAAAAGGATCGTCTCGTATTTTCTTTTCTTCCTCGCCTACAAGGTGAAATAGTCCATCCACTGCTTTTCCTGTAGCGTATTCCTCAATACTACTCGGGACTTCCACATTGACGAAATCACTTACTGTTGTTCCAAACCCTACTGATTGATTGAGAAATCCTGAAACGAGTCCAAACAATTCTATTGCTCCCGTTCCATCTAATGCATTTTTCACATCCGGTGAAAATGCGGTAACCAGGTCTAGTCTTGTTTGCTGTTCAAAGAAATCGGTGGCAGAACGCTGACCTCCATCTAAAATACCCCTAGCATCGGTTATTGTCATACTTGTAATAGCATTTCCAAAAATAGGTAGTGCTTTATCAGCAGCGTTCTCTGCACCATTATTCATGGCCGCTATCAGTTCTTCGAAAATATCATTCCCCCCATTATTTGTCGCTAAATAAACGTCATAAACTGGTTTAAGTATCGAACTTGAATTAATGGTAGATTGTAGTTGCACAACCTCATCAGGAAGCAAGATCTTTATAATTTCATTTTGTAAATAGCCTCCACTTTTAGAAGCTGTATTCACAGAAGTATTTAAACCTACACTCAAAGCTTCTTTCAGTCCTTGCGTAATTTCTACATCCGTTAAAGGTAAATCGATGATTTCGTCCAACCCGTCACACGATATAGCAAAACCGATTGATGTGATTAGGCTTATTGAAAATATGTTTTTTAGTGTTTTCATACCCCGTCTTTTATTGTTGAATTTGAAGTTACAAAAATGATTCCATGTTACTAATCTCTTTCGATAAGCTAGCAATACTTTCAGACTTGCAACATCATCTTCTATTTTCTTCGACCCTCAAAATAGACAAGTAGCTTTCATATCTGAGAAAAGAAATTGATTTACCTACCTCGTCCTTAACTGCACATCCTGGTTCATTCTCATGGAGGCAATTATGAAACTTACATTGGCCTAAAAACTCCCTCATCTCTGGGAAATAATGAGATAACTCCTCGTCTTCTATCTCTGAAAGTCCCAATTCTTTTATCCCGGGTGTATCTATTATTGAAGAACTATCATCTACAAAAAAGAGCTCAGCAAATGTCGTTGTATGTACTCCTTTATTTGCAAAATCTGATATTTCACTTACTTCCTGCTTTGCATCTGGTATTAATTGGTTAATCAATGTTGATTTACCTGCCCCACTATGACCTGATATAAGACTTCTTTTCTTGCTAAAAATATTCTTAATCTCCTCAGATATCGAGTTATTAAGCTGACACAAATGGACACTATATCCTATTGATTCGTAAATAGACTTGAGTTCATGAAATTTATCAAACTCTTTTTCCGAGTATATATCTTCTTTATTGAAGACAAGCACTCCTTTTATTCTAAAAGCCTCAAGAGTTATTAGAAATCGATCAATAAATCCTGTAGAAGTTCTTGGTTTCTTGAGAGTGACAATTAGAACTCCTTGGTCAATATTACTTGCTATGATATGATCATGACCTTTTTTTCTGGGGCTTTCACGGATAACATAGTTTTGTCTATCCGATATCTGAATGATCACCCATTCTCCTTCAACTTGACTACTTCGTTCAATTTCTACCCAATCACCCACTGCGATAGGATTTGTCAACTTCTTGTCATCTAACTTAAACTTACCTCTAAGTCTCGCAGTTACCCTTTTTTGACCATTCATTACTTCGTACCACAGTCCTGTAGACTTAACGACAAGTGCTTTCATATCACTTAAAGGAATTTAGAAATGCAATAGTACCTCAATAGATAAGCATTTGAAATAAAAAAGGCTAATCACAAATGATTAGCCTTTGATTGAATTTTAAGAAATCTTAATTGTTTGAAAGGTATTCTGCTACACCATCTCTTGTTGCATTCATTGCTGTTTTACCTTCTTCCCAGTTTGCTGGACATACCTCACCGTGCTTTTCAATATGCTGCCAAGCATCTACCACTCTTAACATCTCATTGATGTTCCTTCCAAGTGGGAGATCGTTGATTGTTTCATGACGCACTACTCCTTCTTTATCTATAAAGAAAGTTCCTCTAAACGCTACTGGAGCACCTTCAAATCCTAGGTTTCCTTCTTCATCATAAGACCAATCACCAGCTAATACGCCGAAGTTAGATGCTACCGTTTTTGATGAGTCAGCAACTAATGGATAAGTCACACCAGATATTCCTCCTTTATCTCTATCTGTCATTAACCAGGCAAGGTGTGTCTCTTCTGTATCACATGATGCACCTACTACTGCTACACCTCTTTTTTCAAATTCTTCCAATTTCTCTTGAAAAGCATGAATTTCTGTTGGGCAAACGAAAGTGAAATCTTTCGGGTAAAAGAAGAACATAACCTCTTTCTTTCCAATGTATTGATCCAGTGAAAAATTTTCCACGATCTCTTCTCCGTTAATTACCGCTGGTGCGTTTACAATAGGTGCTTTTTTTCCTACTAATGACATTTACTTTTTTTCGTTTTAAGTGTTTAATTAATTGTGACGTCCACTTCAGGGTCTATGCGTTCTCCATTTACCTGAAGCTTTATTTCATTGATTTTGAAATTCCTTATTCGCTTCTTTTTAAAGAAGTCATTAATCAGACTGTATAATTCCTCATCATAAAAGTCCTGTATTTTATTGGTCTTCAAGCAATAGATATGACCATGGGGGTTGAGGTTGGCATCATACCTTTTGGATCCTGACTTCACAGAAACACGCTGTAATAAGCCTGAGTCAACCAAAACATCTAATACTCGATAAATACTTCCCAAAGAGATTGAAGGATTGTCGTTTCTAATCTCCTCATAGATGTTTTCAGCAGAGGGGTGATCTTCTGATGTCATGACCTCCCTTAATATAACCATCCGTGGATGGGTAGCTTTTAAGCCTGCTTCACTCAAACGGTCTTTTATTTGATTAATTATTTCCATTTAGGAATTTTTCTCAAATGTGAAGTTAAATCAATAACCTGAAACAGACAAAAAATTCGACCAATCAATCAAAATACCATGACCTTCAAATTAAAAAAGTGCAAAAAACTTGGTTAATTGCAGTATAAATTAGATTTAAACATCTTTTCACTCAATCAGATCACTATCTATTATGAAAAACTTTACTACTAAGATTTTAACGCTTGTACTAGTAGGCCTATTTGTTGTTAATCACTCGGCTAAATCGCAAGATTTTGGTGCTATCTTTCAAGGAGGTACCGAGGACGCCAACTTGTATTTACAAAAGTATGCTGAACCGATTATGTTTTCATTTAACAACGGACTAGGAGGTGGATGGTACAACACAGCTAAGCCTCATAAATTATTGGGTTTCGACTTAACAGCGTCAATCAATATTGCTAACATTCCAAACGAAGACAGAAAATTCAATTTCAATGACGTTTCTTGGAATGATCTTGAATTATTAGATGGATCTCCTAGTTTACCTACGGCAGTAGGAGGCTCAACCACTTCAAGACTAAGGATACCTATAGGAACAGAAGTAATTGATCCTGTAACGGGTAATTCAATTACTTATCGACAAAATCAGGATTTTGATGCTCCGGATGGGTTTGATGTAGAGGATTTACCTATAGCTGGATTTCCAGTTCCCACTGTACAGCTTGGAATCGGCTTACCAAAAAATACTGATCTTAAGATCAGATATGCCAGTGATTTTGGTGCTATAGATGATGGAAGTTTTACACTAATAGGATTTGGGGTAATGCATGACCTAAAGCAGTGGGTTCCAGGTTTAAAGCAGGTTCCATTTGATTTTTCAGGATTCATTGGATGGACTAGACTGAGTGCTGAGTTTAATATTGACGAAGGAGGCCCTGGAGATGATTTTGAAGCTGATGGAATTGCGAAATTGACCGCATCTTCTACAACGATCCAAGGAGTGATTTCAAAGCAGATTGCCATTTTAACTCCATATTTAGGCGTTGGATATAACATCGCTGGTAGCTCCTTTAATATTGATGGAGACTTTACTTACAGGGATTCTGATACAGGCGATGAAATCACGGTCTCTGATCCTGTTTCTCTTAACTTCAAAGGAGGTAGTTCTCCAAGAATCAATGCAGGGCTTAGAATTAAACTTCTTATACTTACAATTCATGCTGAATATACTATTCAGAAATACAACACCTTTACGGCTGGACTAGGAATCAATATAAGATAAGAAAGAAAAAATAATATCGTATAAAAAAAGAAAAGTCCCGTCAAAAACGGGACTTTCTTTTTTACTTGTCAAACAGGTGTATGAATAATTTGTGTTATGCATTAGGTATATACTACACAGCGTGAAAAAGTAACCCCCTATTATGATAAAAATTTTATTCGTTTGTTTAGGTAATATTTGCAGGTCTCCATTAGCTGAAGCTATTTTTAAGAAAAAGCTCGAAATAGAAGGATTAAGTCATAAAATTTTAGCTGATTCCGCCGGTACAGCAAATTATCATGTAGGCGAAAATCCCGATCCAAGAACCATTGAAATTGCTGAAAAACATGGAATCCCAGTCAAACACAAAGGTCAGCAGTTTAAAAAAAAGCATCGGGAAGAATTTAATTACCTGCTGGCAATGGACCAATCTAACTTTCAAAACATGACAAGGGAGATGGGCGGTACACCAAGTAATTTGATCTTGATGAGAGATTTTGACCCTTATGGGAAAGGGGAAGACGTGCCTGATCCATGGTACGGTGGAATGAATGGATTTGAGAATGTATATCAAATTCTTAATCGCTCTTTAGATGAATTTCTAAAACATATAAAAGAACAACACAGTTTATGACTGACTTTTTCCAGCAAGTCATAAAAAAGAATTTTGCTGATAGTCAAGTCATTTCATCATCTCCTATCTCAGGAGGATGCATCAACAATACAGTTAAAATAGTTACCGATAATGGTCAATTTTTCCTAAAATGGAATAAAGCTGAGTATGAAAGTATGTTCAGCAATGAAAAACAAGGACTAGACCTGTTATTAAAAAAATCACCTCTCTTCACTCCTACTGCAATTGATTTTGGAGTACTTAATGATAGGGCTTACTTGCTTACCGAGTGGATTGAAACAGGAGTGCAATCCAATCGATTTTGGGAATCCTTTGCAGAAAATCTAGCAAATCAACATAAGTCTGTCGACGTTCTATTTGGCCTAAATCACAATAATTACATAGGAAGTTTACCCCAATCAAACAAACAGCATCATAAATGGTCGCGTTTCTTTATTGAAGAACGCATCGTTCCCCAACTAAAACTTGCGGAATCAAAAAAGCTCATCAATAAAGAATATCGACATAAATTTGATAAGCTCTTTAGAGAATTAGATTCAATAATTCCTAATGAACATCCCTCATTACTTCATGGTGATTTGTGGAGTGGGAATTTTATGTGTGGGAAAGATGGTGATGCCGTAATATTTGATCCTGCCATTTATTATGGACACAGAGAAACTGAATTAGCCTTTACACATCTTTTTGGAGGCTTCTCTCAAGTGTTTTATGAAGCTTATCAAGCAATATCTCCTATGGAGTCAGGCTTTGAAAATAGATTTGATATTCACAACCTTTATCCCCTCTTAGTTCATGTAAACTTATTCGGAACTTCTTATCTATCTGGAGTATCTCAAACACTTCAGAGGTTCACCTAACGATATAGAACTTGATAGTTATTTATTGTTTTCTGTTCCATAATCACTGTTCTATCCCAAGGTAACTTATCAAATGAATCGGGGGTGTAATTCTTAATTGTAGCAAGATTTAGCTCGCTTTCAAATGATAAAATAAAATCCCTGTTAAGCAGTTCTTTTATCCGCTTTGATTTGAATTCCTTATAATCGATACAAAATGAGAACGTTAGAGCTGAGTTCTGCATTAGGTTAATCTTGATATTG of Marinobacter alexandrii contains these proteins:
- a CDS encoding DUF4197 domain-containing protein — translated: MKTLKNIFSISLITSIGFAISCDGLDEIIDLPLTDVEITQGLKEALSVGLNTSVNTASKSGGYLQNEIIKILLPDEVVQLQSTINSSSILKPVYDVYLATNNGGNDIFEELIAAMNNGAENAADKALPIFGNAITSMTITDARGILDGGQRSATDFFEQQTRLDLVTAFSPDVKNALDGTGAIELFGLVSGFLNQSVGFGTTVSDFVNVEVPSSIEEYATGKAVDGLFHLVGEEEKKIRDDPFAWSSAIIERVFGSNQ
- the rsgA gene encoding ribosome small subunit-dependent GTPase A; this encodes MKALVVKSTGLWYEVMNGQKRVTARLRGKFKLDDKKLTNPIAVGDWVEIERSSQVEGEWVIIQISDRQNYVIRESPRKKGHDHIIASNIDQGVLIVTLKKPRTSTGFIDRFLITLEAFRIKGVLVFNKEDIYSEKEFDKFHELKSIYESIGYSVHLCQLNNSISEEIKNIFSKKRSLISGHSGAGKSTLINQLIPDAKQEVSEISDFANKGVHTTTFAELFFVDDSSSIIDTPGIKELGLSEIEDEELSHYFPEMREFLGQCKFHNCLHENEPGCAVKDEVGKSISFLRYESYLSILRVEENRR
- a CDS encoding peroxiredoxin; this translates as MSLVGKKAPIVNAPAVINGEEIVENFSLDQYIGKKEVMFFFYPKDFTFVCPTEIHAFQEKLEEFEKRGVAVVGASCDTEETHLAWLMTDRDKGGISGVTYPLVADSSKTVASNFGVLAGDWSYDEEGNLGFEGAPVAFRGTFFIDKEGVVRHETINDLPLGRNINEMLRVVDAWQHIEKHGEVCPANWEEGKTAMNATRDGVAEYLSNN
- a CDS encoding Fur family transcriptional regulator; translated protein: MEIINQIKDRLSEAGLKATHPRMVILREVMTSEDHPSAENIYEEIRNDNPSISLGSIYRVLDVLVDSGLLQRVSVKSGSKRYDANLNPHGHIYCLKTNKIQDFYDEELYSLINDFFKKKRIRNFKINEIKLQVNGERIDPEVDVTIN
- a CDS encoding DUF6588 family protein produces the protein MKNFTTKILTLVLVGLFVVNHSAKSQDFGAIFQGGTEDANLYLQKYAEPIMFSFNNGLGGGWYNTAKPHKLLGFDLTASINIANIPNEDRKFNFNDVSWNDLELLDGSPSLPTAVGGSTTSRLRIPIGTEVIDPVTGNSITYRQNQDFDAPDGFDVEDLPIAGFPVPTVQLGIGLPKNTDLKIRYASDFGAIDDGSFTLIGFGVMHDLKQWVPGLKQVPFDFSGFIGWTRLSAEFNIDEGGPGDDFEADGIAKLTASSTTIQGVISKQIAILTPYLGVGYNIAGSSFNIDGDFTYRDSDTGDEITVSDPVSLNFKGGSSPRINAGLRIKLLILTIHAEYTIQKYNTFTAGLGINIR
- a CDS encoding low molecular weight protein-tyrosine-phosphatase yields the protein MIKILFVCLGNICRSPLAEAIFKKKLEIEGLSHKILADSAGTANYHVGENPDPRTIEIAEKHGIPVKHKGQQFKKKHREEFNYLLAMDQSNFQNMTREMGGTPSNLILMRDFDPYGKGEDVPDPWYGGMNGFENVYQILNRSLDEFLKHIKEQHSL
- a CDS encoding fructosamine kinase family protein; this encodes MTDFFQQVIKKNFADSQVISSSPISGGCINNTVKIVTDNGQFFLKWNKAEYESMFSNEKQGLDLLLKKSPLFTPTAIDFGVLNDRAYLLTEWIETGVQSNRFWESFAENLANQHKSVDVLFGLNHNNYIGSLPQSNKQHHKWSRFFIEERIVPQLKLAESKKLINKEYRHKFDKLFRELDSIIPNEHPSLLHGDLWSGNFMCGKDGDAVIFDPAIYYGHRETELAFTHLFGGFSQVFYEAYQAISPMESGFENRFDIHNLYPLLVHVNLFGTSYLSGVSQTLQRFT